The following coding sequences lie in one Alicyclobacillus curvatus genomic window:
- a CDS encoding DUF1700 domain-containing protein, which yields MTKQQFLHELEQLLSRVPTSERQEMLYDYEEHIRSATENGWTEAEAVSKLGSPKVIAKELLATTYVQQAETATNFGNVLRAVLAVIGLGFFNIVIVLGPFLAVVGVLAALYATAVALIIAPIAAVIGPIVGATFTAGVIPLFVVFALVAVEGAGWLLLVGCIALTKGFGTLCVRYLKLNLRVIRGGK from the coding sequence ATGACAAAACAACAATTTTTACATGAACTCGAGCAATTGCTCTCGCGAGTTCCGACTTCAGAGAGACAAGAGATGCTCTACGATTACGAGGAGCACATACGTTCTGCGACGGAGAACGGATGGACTGAGGCTGAGGCTGTGTCGAAACTCGGAAGTCCGAAAGTCATTGCTAAGGAATTGCTTGCCACCACGTACGTTCAGCAAGCCGAAACAGCGACAAACTTTGGAAACGTACTTCGTGCGGTACTCGCTGTCATCGGACTTGGTTTCTTCAACATCGTGATTGTGCTTGGACCTTTTCTAGCCGTTGTAGGCGTCTTGGCAGCCCTCTATGCAACCGCCGTCGCTTTGATTATCGCTCCGATTGCCGCCGTCATTGGCCCCATTGTCGGGGCTACTTTCACCGCAGGCGTTATCCCGCTGTTTGTTGTATTCGCACTCGTTGCAGTGGAAGGCGCAGGCTGGTTGCTGCTAGTCGGCTGTATCGCGCTGACGAAAGGATTTGGCACACTGTGCGTTCGCTACCTAAAGCTGAACCTGCGCGTCATAAGGGGAGGAAAATAA
- a CDS encoding PadR family transcriptional regulator, whose translation MNVQFKKGVLELCVLALTAKADRYGYELVHRLSETLEIAEGTVYPILRRLTKEGLFTTYLKESSEGPPRKYYQLTTKGEQYLSQQVEEWQEFYRSVNQVIEEGVSP comes from the coding sequence ATGAACGTACAGTTCAAAAAGGGCGTGCTCGAATTGTGTGTACTCGCCCTAACCGCCAAAGCAGACCGATACGGGTATGAACTCGTGCATCGATTGTCAGAGACCCTCGAAATCGCCGAGGGCACCGTCTATCCGATTTTAAGGCGTCTGACGAAAGAAGGCCTATTCACAACGTACTTGAAGGAATCGTCTGAAGGACCACCGCGCAAGTACTACCAATTAACCACCAAGGGCGAGCAGTATCTGAGCCAGCAAGTGGAAGAGTGGCAAGAGTTCTATCGAAGCGTCAATCAGGTGATTGAGGAGGGCGTGTCTCCATGA
- a CDS encoding MFS transporter — protein sequence MPEPRTLTDTHITTDTHISPSANPGADANTNITTAISTNTATNITTDITAGTAANISTDISTRTAVNTNTALQSGVPHTALLLSLNRGLSALGGQIAITVLPITVFLVTHSIAIAGTVLGTRLLVSTLFTPISGLFADRWNPKYLMMISLGTRIILFAAMAETRSIALLAALAALTAAGGMMESTAVSALTPKLIDEASLPRANALISSAQNLSFIIGPLLGGILIAKTSPAWGFYAAAATQMLALLSLLYLPLRMKVHPQKSEDSLLRQLLGGIQYAFSDKFMFIMLTSYSVFIFGLTAFNVLAVGLAFHFGKGSTGYGVLIAAQAVGMLAVTFASTRLLKTSTLLPLFYTNMPVQGLAIIGVALSPSYTFAAFFALIQGIGWGMEQASVTTVLQQNIPGNLQGRVFGLFFSALAIAETLGVTIFGWLGQFLGDSGGLLIAGSLSTLCALLSIILLRPILSSKSVPCNIQ from the coding sequence ATGCCGGAACCGAGGACTCTAACCGATACCCATATCACTACAGATACCCATATCAGTCCCTCTGCAAATCCAGGTGCTGATGCCAATACCAACATCACCACCGCTATCAGTACCAACACCGCAACCAACATCACCACCGATATCACTGCCGGCACCGCGGCCAACATCAGCACCGATATCAGTACGAGGACCGCCGTCAACACCAATACCGCTTTGCAGTCGGGGGTGCCTCACACTGCGCTGTTGCTGTCTTTAAATCGTGGTCTCTCCGCGCTTGGCGGCCAAATTGCCATTACTGTGCTCCCCATCACAGTTTTTCTTGTGACCCATTCCATTGCCATTGCAGGGACCGTTCTCGGTACGCGCCTGTTGGTTTCAACGCTTTTCACACCAATCTCCGGTCTCTTCGCTGATCGCTGGAACCCGAAATATTTGATGATGATCTCGCTGGGGACACGTATTATCCTTTTTGCCGCCATGGCAGAGACTCGGTCCATTGCCTTACTGGCTGCACTTGCCGCCTTGACGGCAGCTGGAGGTATGATGGAATCCACTGCTGTCAGTGCCCTAACTCCAAAGCTGATTGATGAGGCATCTCTACCGCGAGCAAACGCACTCATCAGCTCCGCGCAGAATCTCTCATTCATCATAGGTCCTTTGCTTGGCGGCATATTGATTGCCAAAACATCGCCAGCATGGGGGTTTTACGCTGCTGCCGCAACCCAAATGCTTGCCCTGTTGTCACTGCTTTACCTTCCCTTGCGGATGAAGGTTCACCCGCAGAAAAGTGAAGACAGCCTGCTGAGACAGCTCCTCGGTGGCATTCAATATGCCTTTTCCGACAAATTCATGTTTATCATGCTCACTTCCTACAGTGTTTTCATCTTTGGTCTAACAGCATTCAATGTCCTCGCTGTCGGGCTCGCCTTTCATTTTGGTAAAGGAAGCACCGGCTACGGGGTTCTCATTGCAGCTCAGGCGGTCGGCATGCTCGCCGTTACCTTTGCATCCACGAGGTTGTTAAAAACTTCAACGTTGTTGCCGTTGTTCTACACCAATATGCCCGTTCAAGGCCTAGCTATTATCGGTGTCGCACTCTCACCCTCGTACACATTTGCCGCTTTTTTTGCATTAATTCAGGGGATAGGTTGGGGGATGGAACAAGCAAGCGTCACGACTGTCCTGCAACAAAACATCCCGGGCAACCTCCAGGGGCGTGTGTTTGGACTCTTTTTTTCCGCTCTGGCAATCGCTGAAACGCTGGGTGTAACCATCTTCGGATGGTTGGGGCAGTTCCTTGGTGATTCTGGCGGGCTTCTCATTGCAGGGTCGCTCTCTACACTCTGCGCCCTTCTCTCCATTATCCTGTTGCGACCCATCCTAAGTTCAAAATCAGTACCTTGCAATATACAATAG
- a CDS encoding aldo/keto reductase encodes MKPFPLRQRDLPVSRLVLGCMGLGGDWTQAPIEQADVKQAHEVVEAALEIGINMFDHADIYRRGKAEQVFGQVLKERRELRDKIFLQSKCGIRFPEESGVPGRYDFSEAHILNSVDGILTRLGVEYIDFLLLHRPDPLMDPEEVARAVSQLHTAGKVRHFGVSNMNAGQIELLQAYSDYPFIINQLEMSLLKHGFVNTGVHVNQEAAKANVFPDGTLEYMQLQNIQVQAWSPLALGYLSGRSLEGQSESVRTTANLVANMAVQKDTTAEAIVLAWLMKHPTHIQPVIGTTNTQRIHACRDAEQVSLSREEWYQLYVAARGTPLP; translated from the coding sequence TTGAAACCGTTTCCGTTGAGGCAGCGCGATTTGCCAGTTAGCCGACTTGTGCTCGGATGCATGGGGCTTGGCGGTGATTGGACGCAAGCGCCGATTGAACAAGCAGATGTCAAACAGGCGCACGAGGTCGTTGAGGCAGCACTCGAAATTGGTATCAACATGTTCGATCACGCTGATATTTACCGCCGCGGCAAGGCTGAACAGGTTTTCGGTCAGGTGCTGAAAGAACGCAGAGAATTGCGCGATAAAATCTTCCTGCAATCAAAGTGCGGCATTCGCTTTCCGGAGGAGAGTGGTGTCCCCGGCCGCTACGATTTTTCAGAAGCGCATATCCTGAACAGCGTTGACGGTATTCTCACCCGACTTGGGGTGGAATATATAGACTTTCTACTCCTGCACCGCCCCGATCCGCTGATGGATCCAGAAGAGGTCGCTCGCGCAGTGTCGCAGCTTCACACCGCAGGAAAAGTACGCCACTTTGGTGTGTCCAACATGAATGCCGGTCAGATTGAACTCCTGCAAGCGTACTCTGATTATCCGTTTATCATCAACCAACTGGAAATGAGCCTCCTTAAACACGGGTTTGTGAACACGGGCGTCCACGTCAATCAAGAGGCTGCGAAGGCGAATGTATTTCCGGATGGAACACTGGAATATATGCAACTGCAAAACATCCAAGTTCAAGCCTGGTCACCGCTCGCTCTCGGATACCTGAGTGGTCGCTCTCTCGAAGGGCAAAGCGAAAGCGTACGAACGACAGCGAACCTCGTGGCAAACATGGCTGTGCAAAAGGACACGACTGCAGAGGCCATTGTATTGGCCTGGCTAATGAAACATCCCACCCATATTCAACCGGTCATCGGAACAACGAACACTCAGCGAATTCATGCGTGTCGAGATGCTGAACAAGTCTCACTTTCTCGGGAAGAGTGGTATCAGTTGTACGTCGCGGCCAGAGGGACACCTTTGCCCTAG
- a CDS encoding MFS transporter encodes MSLYYFIFFTAVAVFSPYFNLYLTTRGLSSSQVGVILAVMPLVGLLVQPLWGILNDWLHLQRITVFIGLAAASLLILTFPHLHGFLSFLFAVAVLAVFQTGMIPVMDSLTVQNTGVHHYGKVRMFGSLGYAIMVSIAGQMYRSGNVNAMIPLYATLAGLSFITLIAYPKVPATAGASVARKSASAFTGLRRLVKNRGFVWLLLFTMLVSISQTLNSNFFTLYYHALHRPLGILGIIYSIGGLSELPLFFVSGRLITRFGAERMLLVASSVFLFRWIVLVFGPPTWVLVCLQTLHGLSFGIALAAGISVASRVSDETNRVTAQTVYSAVNTGLAAIIGSMSGGFVLGAYGPYVLYGFAAGICALGVVGMAILLTVIRRESSKPVSSSQSV; translated from the coding sequence ATGAGTTTGTACTACTTTATATTTTTTACCGCCGTCGCGGTATTCTCCCCGTACTTCAATTTGTACCTGACGACACGTGGTTTGAGCAGCAGCCAGGTAGGCGTAATCCTTGCGGTCATGCCGCTTGTCGGACTGCTTGTTCAGCCGCTCTGGGGTATCTTAAACGATTGGCTGCACTTGCAAAGAATCACTGTGTTTATCGGATTGGCGGCCGCATCGCTGCTGATACTGACATTCCCGCATCTTCATGGGTTCCTATCTTTTCTATTTGCGGTAGCGGTCTTAGCGGTGTTTCAAACAGGGATGATACCTGTGATGGATAGTCTAACTGTACAGAACACAGGGGTTCATCATTATGGAAAGGTCAGGATGTTTGGCTCCTTGGGGTATGCAATTATGGTTAGCATAGCAGGACAGATGTATCGTTCTGGAAATGTGAATGCCATGATTCCGCTTTACGCAACGTTGGCCGGCTTAAGTTTTATCACATTGATTGCTTACCCAAAAGTGCCAGCCACAGCAGGGGCATCGGTTGCACGTAAGTCGGCATCAGCCTTCACCGGACTTCGTAGGCTGGTGAAGAATCGTGGATTCGTCTGGCTCTTGCTGTTTACAATGCTGGTATCTATCAGTCAGACGCTCAACAGTAACTTCTTTACGCTGTATTATCATGCTTTACATCGCCCGCTCGGCATTTTAGGCATTATATACAGTATCGGCGGTTTGAGCGAACTTCCCCTATTTTTCGTCTCCGGACGGCTGATTACGCGGTTTGGGGCCGAACGGATGCTCCTTGTCGCAAGCAGTGTGTTTTTGTTTCGATGGATAGTACTGGTGTTTGGGCCTCCAACATGGGTGCTCGTGTGTTTGCAGACCCTTCACGGACTCTCGTTTGGAATCGCCTTGGCTGCCGGCATTTCCGTTGCAAGCCGAGTGAGTGACGAGACCAATCGTGTAACGGCACAAACGGTATATAGCGCCGTCAACACTGGTCTCGCTGCAATAATTGGCAGCATGAGTGGGGGATTCGTGCTGGGCGCATACGGTCCTTACGTACTCTACGGATTTGCGGCGGGCATCTGCGCACTCGGCGTTGTTGGCATGGCGATACTACTTACGGTGATCCGACGAGAAAGTTCAAAACCCGTTTCCAGCAGCCAGAGCGTGTAA
- a CDS encoding MurR/RpiR family transcriptional regulator — translation MLYMPGGGLVRLEESLEDLPESEAKIARYILDHPAEFVNMTVQDLSQESSGSPAAVVRLWKSLGFDGYHDFKLRVASDLQTKSLTKYVELSSESSFGSILHSVEDSNIHSIQNTLRLLREPDVEATVRALHEANRTVTMGVGASGVVADDIQQKLMRIGLPVNTAHDFHQGAMLAAQLREGDVFLAVSYSGTTSDVYEVAEIAKSNGAIVIALTRFGDTPLSRMADICLYISAVEPKMRVAATASRISALVIVDTVFIYLANQDKDKVYNALEATRQVISKHKID, via the coding sequence ATGCTGTACATGCCGGGCGGCGGCCTTGTCCGACTCGAGGAATCTCTGGAGGACTTGCCAGAGTCGGAAGCCAAGATTGCAAGATATATTCTCGATCATCCAGCCGAATTTGTGAATATGACTGTCCAGGACCTCTCGCAGGAGAGCAGTGGCAGTCCAGCAGCGGTGGTACGGTTATGGAAGTCGCTGGGTTTTGATGGTTACCACGACTTCAAGCTCCGCGTAGCAAGCGATTTGCAGACGAAATCGCTGACGAAGTACGTTGAGCTTTCCAGTGAGAGTTCCTTTGGCAGCATTCTGCATTCCGTTGAGGACAGCAACATACACTCCATTCAAAACACACTGAGACTGCTCCGTGAACCAGACGTGGAGGCCACGGTACGGGCTTTGCACGAAGCAAATCGAACGGTGACCATGGGTGTTGGTGCCTCAGGCGTCGTCGCAGACGACATTCAACAGAAGTTGATGCGCATCGGCCTTCCCGTCAACACCGCCCACGACTTTCATCAAGGTGCGATGTTAGCCGCACAACTTCGCGAAGGAGACGTCTTTCTCGCTGTTTCCTATTCGGGTACGACATCAGATGTTTATGAAGTAGCTGAGATAGCGAAGAGCAATGGTGCCATTGTCATTGCGCTGACCCGCTTTGGAGACACACCGCTCAGCAGGATGGCAGACATTTGCCTCTACATCAGCGCTGTTGAACCAAAGATGCGTGTCGCGGCGACCGCGTCCCGCATCTCTGCACTCGTGATTGTGGACACAGTGTTCATTTACTTGGCCAATCAGGATAAAGACAAAGTGTACAACGCACTCGAGGCGACGCGTCAGGTCATCAGCAAGCACAAGATCGACTGA
- a CDS encoding DUF1343 domain-containing protein, with protein MKTATSRRVAIGTVRLGIEELLTNQTHLLAGKKVGLVSNYTVTDSRLVPVIERFAASTAWQLTKLFGPEHGVKNSAKEGEDVDFSIDDATGLPAYSLYGPNKKPTPEMLADLDVLIVDLHDVGTRYYTNMNTLAYCMEACAETGLLCVVPDRPNPIDGVTREGNILDMEYKSFVGMHPIPNRHGLTMGELALFINANLTKPCHLKVIKMTGWTRDMLLSDTDIPFVPSSPNTTSLHMCLLYPGTCFFEGVNLSLGRGTTHPFEYIGAPYVQAHKVTDWFNQQGLPGVVGRPIYFVPTYSQYSGELCEGVALHVTDARALQPVRTGIKLLEGFAKLYSDDFAFLGLERPTKPFIDLLAGNNRLRKYVVEGRAFDYLEESKDELTAFDGDVQDIQLYE; from the coding sequence GTGAAAACGGCAACATCACGAAGGGTGGCGATTGGTACGGTGCGTCTAGGGATAGAGGAACTTCTGACAAATCAGACTCATCTGCTTGCCGGAAAGAAAGTTGGTCTGGTGTCCAACTACACGGTTACGGATTCCAGGCTCGTGCCGGTGATTGAACGGTTTGCAGCGTCCACGGCATGGCAATTGACGAAATTGTTTGGTCCGGAGCACGGCGTGAAAAATAGTGCAAAGGAAGGCGAGGACGTAGATTTCAGCATTGACGACGCGACAGGATTGCCTGCGTATTCACTGTATGGCCCGAACAAAAAACCAACTCCTGAAATGCTTGCCGATCTCGATGTCCTCATCGTCGACCTCCACGATGTCGGAACACGCTACTATACCAACATGAACACCTTGGCTTATTGCATGGAAGCTTGTGCAGAGACGGGACTTTTGTGTGTGGTGCCGGATCGGCCAAATCCTATTGATGGCGTCACACGGGAAGGCAACATTCTCGATATGGAGTACAAGTCTTTCGTCGGGATGCACCCCATTCCAAATCGACACGGTTTGACGATGGGAGAATTGGCGCTGTTTATCAACGCGAATTTGACTAAACCGTGCCATCTCAAAGTGATAAAGATGACCGGGTGGACTCGCGACATGCTCCTGTCGGACACGGACATCCCGTTTGTTCCCTCATCGCCAAACACCACAAGTCTGCACATGTGTCTGCTGTATCCAGGCACCTGTTTCTTTGAAGGTGTCAATCTGAGCCTTGGACGAGGCACAACCCATCCGTTTGAATACATTGGTGCACCATACGTGCAGGCCCATAAAGTAACAGACTGGTTCAATCAACAGGGTCTGCCGGGTGTCGTGGGGCGGCCCATCTACTTCGTGCCTACGTACTCGCAGTATTCGGGCGAATTGTGCGAAGGCGTTGCGCTCCATGTCACCGATGCAAGGGCACTTCAACCGGTTCGTACGGGTATCAAGTTACTTGAAGGTTTCGCGAAACTCTACTCCGACGATTTTGCGTTTCTCGGATTGGAGAGACCGACGAAGCCGTTTATTGACCTCTTGGCAGGAAACAACCGCTTACGGAAGTATGTCGTGGAAGGTAGAGCTTTCGATTACCTGGAAGAGTCCAAAGATGAACTGACCGCATTCGATGGTGATGTTCAGGACATACAACTCTACGAATAG
- a CDS encoding anhydro-N-acetylmuramic acid kinase, with product MMQQLLQSASTGLAIGLMSGTSGDGIDAALVRFTDPPSLGVSGMDVAATNVSATDGLVSVTGRRATESFIRDVIPHMELIETHYVPYSMEQREQVFRLFREDVPVRYVAHMDALMGQWFGEAALALIEKAGVRVGDVSVIGSHGQTVYHAPHAGVSLQIGHPANIAYISGCPVVSDFRRADVAKGGQGAPLVPYFDYAYFRAQDITRVVLNIGGISNITVLPTGATLDDVLAFDTGPGNMLIDALVDTLTAGTSSFDKDGLLAASGVPRVSVIEKWLANDEYLHRRPPKSTGRERYGVEFLEPYLKDMADMSMVDKVATMTRFVAHTVALGIEMVVHQPFELVIGGGGRHNVALVRSIEGLVQPVRTLSPETHGIPSDMKEAMAFALFAWQFVHGRPTNVPSATGANGPALLGQWTPSPLRCDI from the coding sequence ATGATGCAACAGTTGCTCCAAAGTGCTTCCACTGGCTTGGCGATTGGACTCATGTCAGGGACATCCGGCGATGGCATCGATGCCGCGCTCGTACGCTTCACGGACCCTCCATCACTAGGTGTCTCAGGCATGGACGTTGCAGCGACAAACGTTTCAGCCACGGACGGATTAGTATCAGTTACAGGTCGACGGGCAACGGAGTCTTTCATTCGTGATGTAATACCTCACATGGAACTCATAGAAACCCACTACGTCCCGTATTCTATGGAGCAGCGTGAACAGGTCTTTCGCTTGTTTCGCGAGGATGTCCCAGTGCGCTACGTCGCACATATGGATGCCCTGATGGGGCAGTGGTTTGGTGAAGCTGCATTGGCACTCATCGAGAAGGCGGGTGTTCGGGTGGGAGATGTGTCTGTTATCGGATCGCACGGGCAGACAGTCTACCATGCACCACATGCGGGTGTGAGCCTACAAATTGGTCATCCGGCAAATATTGCGTACATCTCGGGCTGCCCGGTGGTGTCCGATTTTCGACGTGCGGATGTTGCAAAAGGTGGTCAGGGGGCCCCGCTTGTGCCGTATTTTGACTACGCCTACTTTAGAGCGCAGGACATCACACGCGTGGTGTTGAACATCGGGGGTATCTCGAACATTACGGTTTTGCCAACGGGTGCGACGCTCGACGACGTGTTGGCATTTGATACTGGGCCTGGCAACATGTTGATTGATGCCTTGGTAGATACGTTGACAGCAGGAACATCGTCGTTCGACAAGGATGGTCTGCTTGCTGCGAGTGGCGTGCCTCGTGTGTCGGTGATTGAAAAGTGGCTAGCAAACGACGAGTACCTTCATCGACGGCCGCCGAAATCGACAGGTCGGGAGCGCTATGGAGTCGAGTTTCTGGAACCGTATCTGAAGGATATGGCGGATATGTCAATGGTAGATAAGGTTGCAACAATGACACGCTTTGTTGCACACACAGTAGCTCTCGGCATTGAGATGGTCGTGCATCAACCCTTTGAATTGGTAATTGGGGGCGGTGGGCGGCATAACGTTGCTTTGGTGCGCTCCATCGAGGGTCTCGTCCAGCCAGTGCGAACCCTTTCTCCGGAGACGCATGGCATTCCATCGGATATGAAAGAAGCCATGGCCTTTGCGCTCTTCGCATGGCAGTTTGTACATGGTCGGCCGACAAATGTCCCGAGCGCGACAGGCGCAAATGGCCCTGCATTATTGGGCCAGTGGACGCCGTCACCGCTTCGGTGTGACATATAG
- the nagA gene encoding N-acetylglucosamine-6-phosphate deacetylase, producing the protein MPMPVVIIAVDGVNVLEVQGNRLTPNGELETVSLVIEDGNITDVHVYDSVDDDLPLLMPGFIDIHVHGGGGADTMDADEDAFRQIVKTHARHGTTGLLLTTVTESPERIDAVLDVAKRYILTQSGASYRHTNPSGAGAGAEHGHHTGEFVGAEVLGVHLEGPFIHPDKAGAQRPDKIIHPNRELAERWFSSGIVKLMTLAPERPNAHEVAQLARRHGVLASVGHTTAGYEDVAAAKDSGFRHVTHLCNAMPPLLHRSVGPIGYLVDDNDFTADIICDGIHVAGPMVKMLVRAIGADRLMLITDAIRAADMPDGQYDLGGLNVTVLNGACKLENGTLAGSVLTMSRAVQTVQKLAGISPFAAQTMASTNPARRLQLPRKGELAKDYDADVVAFDKAGNVMWTMVRGHIVYDSTRQG; encoded by the coding sequence ATGCCGATGCCGGTGGTCATTATCGCAGTGGATGGGGTGAATGTATTGGAAGTTCAAGGTAACCGCCTGACCCCAAACGGGGAGCTCGAAACGGTCTCACTGGTGATAGAAGACGGAAACATCACAGACGTCCACGTCTATGATTCTGTGGATGATGATTTGCCGTTGCTGATGCCAGGATTTATTGACATCCATGTCCACGGCGGCGGCGGTGCTGATACGATGGACGCGGACGAGGACGCGTTCCGACAAATTGTAAAGACGCATGCGAGACACGGTACGACGGGCTTGCTGCTGACCACCGTGACTGAATCGCCCGAGCGGATAGATGCTGTCCTCGATGTGGCCAAGCGCTACATCCTCACCCAGAGCGGGGCATCATACCGTCACACAAATCCGAGTGGTGCGGGGGCGGGAGCAGAGCACGGGCATCACACAGGCGAATTTGTCGGTGCAGAGGTTCTTGGGGTGCACCTCGAGGGCCCCTTTATTCATCCGGATAAAGCGGGTGCGCAGCGACCGGACAAAATCATACATCCAAACCGGGAACTGGCCGAACGTTGGTTTTCGTCAGGTATTGTCAAGCTCATGACCCTTGCACCGGAGCGTCCAAATGCTCATGAAGTGGCACAACTGGCAAGGCGACATGGTGTACTCGCCTCCGTAGGTCATACAACGGCCGGGTATGAAGATGTGGCGGCCGCCAAGGATTCCGGATTCCGGCATGTCACTCATCTTTGCAATGCGATGCCTCCTCTCTTACACCGATCCGTTGGCCCCATCGGCTACTTGGTCGACGACAATGATTTTACAGCCGACATCATCTGCGACGGCATTCACGTCGCCGGGCCGATGGTGAAGATGTTGGTGCGGGCGATTGGAGCGGATCGGCTGATGTTGATTACAGACGCCATCCGCGCCGCAGACATGCCAGATGGGCAATACGACCTCGGCGGGTTGAATGTTACCGTTCTTAATGGGGCCTGCAAGCTTGAAAACGGGACGCTTGCGGGCAGCGTCCTGACAATGTCCCGGGCTGTGCAGACGGTTCAGAAGTTGGCAGGAATATCGCCCTTTGCAGCACAAACGATGGCTTCGACCAATCCGGCACGCCGTCTGCAATTGCCGCGCAAGGGAGAATTGGCGAAGGACTATGATGCTGACGTGGTCGCCTTTGACAAAGCGGGCAACGTGATGTGGACCATGGTTCGGGGTCACATTGTGTATGATTCCACACGTCAGGGATAA
- the nagB gene encoding glucosamine-6-phosphate deaminase encodes MRIRVFDSPKDAGIYAATLIEQVIVHVNHPVLGLATGSTVIPCYQAFRALADCGLDLSRCVTINLDEYVGLPADHPQSYHHFMRENLFRHLQVQPAETHVPNGVADNLEEECKRYDGLIQSHPIDLQLLGIGVNGHIGFNEPSHTLMSRTHVVSLSEETIKSNARFFDTVEDVPHQAVTMGVQAILQAKQIVLVAFGKNKAKAVAESVSGSVQTNVPASMLQLHRDVTWVLDRESASLLPPELWPGSARDAL; translated from the coding sequence ATGAGAATACGCGTGTTCGACTCTCCGAAAGACGCGGGAATTTACGCGGCAACGCTAATCGAACAGGTCATCGTGCACGTCAATCACCCCGTCCTTGGGCTGGCAACCGGGAGTACGGTGATTCCGTGCTATCAGGCGTTTCGGGCGCTGGCCGACTGCGGCCTTGATTTGTCCCGGTGTGTGACGATTAACCTTGATGAGTATGTGGGGTTGCCGGCGGATCACCCGCAGAGCTATCACCACTTTATGCGCGAAAACCTGTTTCGACACCTGCAGGTACAACCTGCAGAGACCCATGTCCCAAACGGTGTGGCTGACAATTTGGAGGAAGAGTGCAAGCGGTATGACGGCCTCATCCAGTCGCACCCGATAGACCTGCAACTGCTTGGGATTGGCGTGAACGGACACATCGGGTTCAACGAGCCGAGCCATACCCTGATGTCGAGAACCCACGTAGTGTCGTTGTCTGAAGAGACAATCAAGAGCAACGCGAGATTTTTTGACACCGTTGAAGACGTCCCTCATCAGGCTGTGACGATGGGGGTGCAGGCGATTCTTCAAGCAAAGCAGATTGTGCTGGTGGCGTTCGGGAAAAACAAAGCCAAGGCGGTGGCGGAGTCAGTATCGGGATCGGTGCAGACAAATGTACCCGCGAGCATGCTGCAATTGCACCGCGACGTCACGTGGGTGTTGGATAGGGAAAGTGCCTCCCTGTTGCCGCCCGAACTTTGGCCAGGCTCCGCCAGAGATGCGCTGTGA